GGGTTCACCACAGCATTTCAGCATCAGCCAGTTTCGATGCGTATTCACCTGATAATCATCAAGACAGGAAGTTATCTTAATCATGCGAGCGGACGAATGAAGAAAGACAAACTGTTCTTTGCAGCCTTAAAGCCTTCTTAAAGTCTAGGTCACAGCACTGTAGAAACCAAACGAAGAGGAAGCTACAGGCTAGTGGGCTGATCATTTCCAGTATTTCTGCAATGGAAGCTGATCTAAACAAGCTTCTGACTTCTCGCATGACAAGTCAGCTGCACAAGtattttgaacaaaaacaaaatgttcattCCATTTTGCACACACTTGAACTTTCCCTGTTTATAAGTTCAACAAATTTACTGCCTCCATTGCCACGTGGGTCAAATTCTATTTTTAATTGCCGTTTTACTTTGGctccaacaacaaacacagaGCTGCTCTGTTTTGTAGTggtcaaaatgtaaaagcaCGTATATTAGAAGGAGCAGGGGACGGTCTACAGTAACACGCTGATTAAAACACTGTAGTACAGACAGATCTTGTAAAAACAGACATGTATTGTTTGTAGACACGTCATTGAGCTTATGTCTACTGAGCTGTGGCAGCGTTTCCAAACTCCGGGGGCAATGAGGTGGATCGATACAGCCTGTCTTTTGATAAATGGACCTATTGCCTGAATGACagtaatcccatcagctccaCCTTGCACATTAGGACAACATGGAAGCAGTGTGTGCTCTCTGGGAGTTACCCTGTAAACACAATGCTCTCTTAATCTGGAGAGTGGATAAAGACGCGGACGGAGGCACTACGAATGGAAATCTCAATAAACGGGCCTCACACGCAAGATATCAGCACAAAGGGAAACCTGAATATTCATGAATACTGTAGGCCAACCCTGAAGGCAAGTTGTAAACAGTATAACCTGGACATGACCAGAATATCACATTGCAGTGTTTAATAGTCTGTAATCCAGGGGCGGTTTTGTTGCTGTGACTCATGGAAGTTGCTTCGTTagctgtaaaaacaaactgATATCCTtgaatacaaacacaaacacaaaactgacTCCCAACTGCCCGAGGGGGCCACATAGCACTGTAGCAgcttgattgtgtgtgtgtttgcgtgttgCAAATCCAGTGATGTTTACAGCACATATGAAGTGACATCCTGGCACAGACTGGGCAGCACAGTTGATGAGGTTGGCTCCTCGGCATATGGCAGAGGAGCTGTTCATGCTACTGCAGAGACGCCACTAATGAGCCCGGGTGCTCCAGGAGAAGGAGGCTGCTGTTGCTGGCTGCACAGAAACACATCCTAGCTATTGTCTACCTCTGAGCTCTGCAATTAGCTCTGTGCGCTTTggatttttatatttgttttgttggaTGACAGGAGGCAAAGACAGGTCACATAATCTATAAATTCCCCAGACTTTGTGAAATGCTGAAGGGTGACTTGGCCATATGACATTTGCAAAAAGATAGTTAGACATGGGTctggtgtgtgttgtgagtgtgtgtgtgtgtgtgtgtacacaaggGAGTGGAGGATGTTGAAAATTCACTGGAATCATCCAAGCTTTACTTTCCTTGTGTGGCAAAAAGGATACAGCCTCAAAGCTCCACTCTGAGTCCCGACGGCCAAGATTTTCTGGACGGGGTCAAAAGCCATTGAGGATGGTTGATATGGGAAGCCATGGCGCACAGTCTGCAGGAAAGAGCAGAATTTATATTAGACCTAGAGTCAGCTAATCAATCATCTGCTACACAGTCAAACTGGCTTtacttgaggaaaaaaaaaaaacattaccatAATCTCCTAGAAATGTAATCCATTTAATGTGGAAAATTAGTCTTAGTCATCAAAATAAATGAGATAAAGCATAAACATTAGTGCAAATGTGGACTGGAATATGTTTCTGATATCAGCCTGATAATCGTGCAGGCTCAATCCTGTAAAACAGCAGTAATAAATTCATTTTATCCATCCTAAGGTTCACATTTTCAGCCTTGGGGTGCACTTCCCTGCCAGGATCTTGCAGTCCCCCAGCCACCAAAATGTTATCCTCATCAGGCATCTATAACTCAATTGTTTCGCGTTACAAACCTTGCCCAGCCATCCATAAGCTCtgtgcagcctgcagcagtatTACATAACAGGTAATGCCTTGGCCCTGTAACCTAGGGACCTGACCCGTGCTGCTCCCAGCCGGGGCAGGAGCAGGTGGGCTGGCTCTCCAATACGTGCAACACAATCCACGCAGGCAAAGCCTTTCCAGACAGATCGAACGGGCTAGATTATTAAACTGTGCATGATTAAAAATGAGTTTGGGAAATCATGTGTGTTGGCCAGTGAGGGTAGGATTTAAAGGATAGGGcggttgacttttttttttttaaaagtctgctttaaaaacatgtttacagaaaGAGTTGGTTGCTGTAATCACTCCTCCTGTCTACACCGACCCTCAAGAGATGTTAGTGATAAATAACAAAATTGACAGTCCTGTGCAGTGTAAATGCATGCAAAAGTAAAGCTGAACTAACAGACCAACCGAGTAGGTATCTACCAGAGTCTTTTTACTGGAATACCAAGCACCTCTTCCCTCAGCAAGTCACCAGtccaacaaaacacaaataggAAATGTTATACTAAAAAGACTGTAGCACTGAAAGATATCCACTTAATTTGTCAAACTCAGATTGAACTCTTGAGCTgaactaaaatgtatttttacacaATGTGGATTTTGTCCTCGTCCAGTGGGGACGGGAGGCAGCCAAAAAAGCTGCCAATGTGCATGCGAGTGTTGTATATACTTTAAAGCAATGCGAACTTATTGTTTAATGGTCTTCCCTTCTTAGTCAAAGCTAGGTAACTTCCATTAAAAGATGAGAAACAGTGACTTGAGGCGACGATTCAGTGCAATGCAAACAGCCATGGTGCTATGACAGACAGCCTGCATACTGTACAACCATGGGCACAGCCAAGCACGGCAGTCAACAACAAGATAAATTCCCTATTAATGTGTCCAGTTATAACTTGTACTTTTATATATAGACTACATTTCTGGTTTTAAGTGCGTACACTCGTGTCATTTTCATTCCAATGAACAGTGCTGATTAGAGTCACGCCGCTGTCATCTGACTGGCAGTGTGCAGAAACAGTCCGTTAATGTATGCTGCTATTAACGTAACCCACCTTGCAAAGCTGAAAATGCTCCGACTGGAGAGTCTCCTGGATAACATCGTTTTCCCTGGGAGTACCCGACTGGGCAGTTgcggaggaggaagaagaagaagccgcTGTCAAGCCGTCTAGCACCTTCCTAATGTTAAACTTCTTCATTTTACTCCGGTACAGACGCGACGGTTAAGAAAACAGATCAAGCGAGCTACCATAAATTGGATAGAGAAGGGGGGgtagctgctagctagttagccgAAATAACGCACAGTTAATATATTTCTGTTGCTATACATCTCACATGTTACGGAGGGTGTTGCTAGCGCACTCTCCAAAAGCACCCGAGTTACGAACATTGATTTAGCGAGTCCTTTCCGATATCAGTGTTAATTCGCCATTAAATGTTGCCAGCTTTGACGTTATTCGATCGGGATCAACCGTTTCCGTGAGCTGTTTCCCCGGTCTGGGCTCAGCGGGTAGCAAACTGGCTACGGAAACGCAGTGAACTGCAGCGAGGATTGAGTCTGCGCTCTGCTGTCACCCGGATGCTGGGTCCGGTGTTACAGTGGATTCTGTGACCTCGATGGGATTTTGTTTAGCTAACAAACGTTTTAAccagaaatgtgttttgtattttgattGCTGTTAACAAAAGTGATGACTTCACAGGCCATCTATTTTAATATCTTTTAGAAATCGTTACCTCGTTACCCAACATATGAGCTGCCAGTGGAGTAcaggtaggctacttttaattGAGGTAGCCTATATCAATCTGGCTATTTATTGAAATGGACTGTCAAATGTGCTAAGAAATAATGTTCATTCTGTcgaatgtaaaaaacaaacaaacgtgaCTGTcgaaatggaaataaaatgagtgctctattattatttttttgcaccTTTATATTTCAATGGATAACTCCTTCTGCCCACCTCTTATAGCTCGCaacagctaaataaataaataaaataaaataagtaatcTACACAGTGTCATTTTTATGAaaagtacaaatacaaaaagtaCATGAAAACCATGTCAGCAACCCTAAATTCCCAAATATTTAGTGAAAATAACCAAAAAATGTTGTTGTTACTATGAATGTAACTGAACACTGTACCAATATTCAtttgaaacatttaaattagGGAACCTAAAGATCACTTTTAGttcgttatgtgtgtgtgtgtgtgtgtgtgtgtgtgtgtgtgtgtgtgtgtgtgtgtgtgtgtgtgtgtgtggtgtgtggccCCCTGCTGGCTGAGGGATCTTGAACAGCATTAATGCCTCAggatgaaaaagaaagagaagccGATACTTGTGACAGCTATCAAATATCAATGTCTAAAAACTATCAAATAATGCAGGGGCAGTAAGGAAAACATGATGCCATAGATGTTTAGAACCACTCAAATTGTGCTTTTAAATCTCCTTGTGCTCTTAACTGAAGATCTTTCCCACAGAAATTTGATAGGAGGGTAGTCCTTTTGTAAACGGTTAAGTTCCCAATTCAGGATCCAATctattgtgtgtgcatgaaaaATAGGCCGTATTTCCTCATTCCTCTTGTTCCCCAAGGAGGAAAAACGAGGTTATTTTACCTCCATAGAGAATTAGAAAACTAGAAAATAATTGGTTATGAAAAGCAAAAAACCTGGTTAGATGATCACCTTTATGATCTGTCATTTAGGAGGCACATATGTTTTAGTGGCTGAGATTTATCTACTGATTTTGTGCTTAATTTAGATGGCACTTGGTAATGAATTAAATCATACATCTGAAAAAGGCATTTGGAAGAGATGTAAGATAGTAGGCAACGTGGTTACAGTGTTTTATAATGAAGTAGGCCTAAACCTACACTTACTTAAGAAAAGTATCCGAgaacttcttccaccactgctaaaaAACACGTTTAaggatttaaagtgctcatagtaTGCTCATGCTcattatatcagaataggtttacatggtttaattttcaaaaaacaccatatttttgttgtactgcacattgctgcagctcctcttttccccctgtgtgttgagctctctgttttaactacagagtgaggcatcgcacttctgttccatctttgttgggagtcacacatgcgcagtagctaggtaaggactactagccagtcagaagcagagtatgaggtcatgccatgctagcagctagccgagcattataacgtgtgttacaaattGACGTacatttgtctctgaagtaaaggctggactacaatagagctgtttggagcagtttgtgaacagtgttttctgttggagatggtaagtctctttggggtggacgttgggctttttcactttgtaaacctatatgtgcacaaaaaagatatataacacaataaaggaaagaggaaaagccaaaaagcatagtATGAACACTTTAAGATGTACCATAATGAGTGCACAGAGATAAAACATATAATAACAGATTTCCAAACAAGATGTAATTCCTGTTATAAACTCCATATTATTCATATTTCCTCACTCAGGTGCATCCTATAGCTTTCCTCGAGCACTTTAACTGTGTTTGCACATGCATGTTTTCCACACTAGATGGGGTATTCTACCAACATTCTACCACCCTGCAATCTGAAAGCATTTAGCTGTGGAGGGCTCTTTTTACAGCCAaaattcagcaccatggacagcaacATATGGATTTGTCCCCTGATTGGTTGCCTTGATGGTGCAGGATATGATCTCTTTTTAATAATTAGGGTAATATATATTCTGGCATTTTTGCACACACTAAGAAGTTGCCATTTTCATGCAAGAGGGACATCAAATAGTCTGTTTAACATCCAGAATGTGTGCAGTATACCAGACTAGTATTTATGTCTGCTTTCCACAGACAGTGAATACTTAATTAACATAGGCCATCATAAACTGGGTCACTCAATCACAAGACACAATACAAGACTGGCAGAGGCACAGCAGAGATATATGTACTTCATCAACCTATTCACAAGTTTGACTAAATAGAAATTATGCAATCATGAATATATGAAGAAAGCTGCCAGCAAAAATGCTCACTGGAGGGTAGATAAAATAGGGCAATATAAATAATGCACAAGTAATGGGATCTAATTCAGAGTGTGTGACTCCCATTCAGACTGTCATATTTATAAACAAGTTCCGAAGCTGAGCTTTTGTGTCCGATGTGAAAAAGTATTGGGGCCAGCATCCCTGGTTGACTCCTAAATTCAGGTCTCTAGTATCTGGGACATACATCCATAATTAGCAGTTGTGTTTTACTTCTTCTCTCACTTTCCCTCGGGCACAATTGCCACACAAAGGTAAACTTCCTTCCCGGCTTTTATGTTGCAATTTACTTGATCAGCAAAGTGTATACATGCTGTTATAATAAAGCAGTATGAGGTTTTACATGTAGACCATTGCAAGGTTTAATAAAAAACATGCACATGACAAACCTGCATAGGGCCTGAATTTGGACAAAAGCTACTGTTTAGGTACCAGCCGGCAGGATGTAGAACAGTTCCCTAGATGCACAGCAAGGACACTGaaaagtaaaactacagcaggaCAGCAAAGAACAGATTGGTGTGCAAAAATAACCTGTGAAATACACAACATGTCAGTGAGCATAAAGTACAAGGTTTCACTCTCCTCAAATATCTACAAGCCAATGCACTGAAACACATAATTAAATGCATTAAAAGCATCCAATTGCTTTCATCATGAAGATTTATATGATACTGATTTACAAAAAGGAAAATGAATCATCTTGaaattgattaaaatttgaAGGGCCGCTGCTTCATTAGagtacaaaaaactaaaaagcatTTACTGACAAAGCGACATGATTAAAGACAGGACGAATGAACTGACAGACGCCACTCTTCTTCAAGGTCATTGttctgtggaaaaaaagtaCCCTACCCTGCCAAATGTATGTGGACAGGAGTCTACTTTTGGCAATATAGGGCATCACACATAGACAAATGAATCCTATTGAGAGACCCCTTAAAGTGGCcgtttagctcagttggtagagcaggtgcacgtgttcagaggtttattcctcgacgcagaaagTCTAGGGTTTGAATCCAATctgtgatggttttcctgcatgtcttccccctctctctcccttcataTCTCTCTGCTTTCctgtccaataaaggcagaaatgccccccaaaaaaaccatAGACCTCAAACACGGGAGCAGGATTCACTATTGTTGCACCTTACTCAATGAATAAACTGTATAGCGCCTTGTcactttacagattaagattGCACATACAAAACCTATGATGATcttataaaatataatgcacTGTTATGGATTAAAGTACCCATAATGAGTACATTTTGTGTACAATACTTCTGCAATTTTGTTTAAGTTAAATagttttgtatgtttgtattgttgtatttagggctgggcgatatggaaatcaaatatcacgatatttttgaccaaatacctcgatatcgatacagcaacgatattgtagtgttgacaatgagatttttgataaataatcatcagttatgtggacataatgactaagtgggtaaaggcaaataatagaacagttacaacagtctggtaagttcagaaaatgacatcactttactgtgatgcagcctttaaaagcaggaaaagacaacacttatgccatattacgatatccaaaatctaagtcgatatctagtctcgtatcacgatatcgatataataccgatatattgcccagctctagttgtattgctacttttaattAATGATGTGAATAATAAATGTGACTAAAAATTGTCATGTCATGGTTGACTTCCTattatagaaaaaaatatatatttgttgtgatgatgtgatgatgaTTAGATACAGCATAAGTGCTCTGCTCCCTCCAGCTCTCTGGGCGGTATGTAGCATCTTTTCCTCCCTCCACCAAATCAGGTCATGCTGATTGGCCATATCAAGCCTGGCTGCGATGCTTATGCACGGGTCTTAGCCATCATCTCACTGTGAagtgattaaaatgtaattatatgCATGTGTTGCATAACAGACAAGTAACACTCAGAGCTGAGATTGAATAGGTTGTCATTTAATGAGAAATGTTTAATAGCTTCAAATaacattttaagattttttttgtctctctctctctctctctctctctctctctctcttgctgtttttgttgtttgggaAAATGGCAGTTTCACAGTTTTAGGTCAATCACCAGCAAGTCTTAGTTACACGATGAGTGTCACAGACTTTTCCCAGCAGGATGTATGTCATGCTGATCACTTTATTAGCCTGTCGGTATCAGTGGATCATCAGAGAAATTAGCTCAATCGTCTCCACAGAGGTGTTTATGAGGCAGCCCACACAGTCCACACATTACTGAAAAAACCTGGCGAGGCAGAAATGTGCATATAAAGTTACTGGCTATTATGTAACACAAGCTCAAATAGCTTCTATGCAGTGGCTGTGGATTCATGACTTGGTATCAAAAGCAGGTCTTGTTAGAGCGTTTAACCAGTAGCTGCAGATGTTTGGCTCTTTGCCTCAGAGCCGTGGTCTCCAGCAGCACAATGATTGGCTCTGATTCTCCCCGGGAGCCTGGCTCACTTTGATCCTGTCCCAACGGTGCTCTTCATTGGACAGGCCGGTGTCGCAGAGCATCATTTGTTTGACAAGGAAGGCACCTGCCTCATCAATATTTATATTGTCCTATAAATGTTGAGGGGGAATATAATTTAGAACATTGTGTATGCATCCGTTGAGTTGAGTGTTTGGCTCGGTGTTTAAACCTTGGCTGCAAGTTGTTCCTGTTTGTTAATATTTTAACACGTTTTATGAACAGGCTATATAGCTGCAGCGTTAAAGTTCACGCATACACTAGACAAGCTTTGCTCAGGTCTAGTTGTTCAAAACAGCCAAACAAGAGGGTGACCTCACGCATATTAATGAATTGAACTGACACATGTTACTGCAAGAATATGTAACTAGATACTGTGTCCATAAGCTACAAACAGCAACATCTGTCTCTGTCCCCTGAAAACTATGTTTCTCCAAAATTGGTGATTTTTCAGATAAAGTGAAGAGTCAAGTATTGCTTTCTCTTCGGGCTATATTAACCATTAAAACCCCCATTatttaatctgaaaaaaaaagaaaaaaaaaaaaaaaaaagcattgcaaCAATTGGTTATTTTTCTTAGCTAACGAGaagttgacattttggagatACGTGATTTTCTCAGGACAGTAATGAAATGCTAAAACATAGTGTAACGGTAGCACAGGTAAAGAAGGGTCATAAAGCCAGAGAAGGAACTCAGTATTGTCAGTTATACAGTAATATCTACCTAAAGCTTGCTAACATCAGCCGtcataagctactggtcataccagacccaGTAAGACTGTAGAGACAAAACCTCTGACGGTATTAAATTGAGCGTGAGTCTAAATAATTTAACTTTCTGAAACTTTCTATTCTTTCATGTTCTTACATAGTCTCACTTTAAATCATTAGGAATAGGCTAATGAAAGGAAATCTATTTATTATAATCTATCTATTTGTAATGATAATCGTCCCTCATCTTACTATGTCATTGGTTATTTGGCGTAACCAAATACAGTAATGAAGGTGTTAAAGTTAGATTTGAATAAGTAATAATAGAGGACCTTCCTTGGTTAATAGTGTGCTTAAGTGATGCAAATTCTATGATTCATTTacaattttttaaattaccaaAGACAAGTAATACGTTGTGAACCTGGGGTTTTTGAAGGGGCCTCTATGGGTATGGGATCATGGGACCGTTTCCCATGATGTTGTTGGTAATCCAGTCTTGACCCTATGATGAAATATGTTTACTAAAGTCATcctgataaaagaaaaaaaaacactgaaaaagggGAATATTTGGTGCCTCATATCCCATTCAGGCTTTACCGCaacttgcactaactgtatattgactcttcactacatttcagcatttatctagactgtctattcatatacATTGTGTTATAACTGATCTACTTCACTAATTAGACCACTAGACTAACTGTGTATTGACTCTTTACACCATCTCAGCAGTGATATAGACTCTCTGTTCATGTATATTgcatatccatcgacttacttacacctcactaTGTGTCAGCATTTGTAATGCCCACttattctgcactttatgtagcatattgtaTTCTGATGTGAAActttttgttgtcttgcacgcatatgcttttcttggccaggtcgccgttgcaaatgagaatccTGTTCTCAAcagcctacctggttaaataaaggttaaataaataaaaaataaaaaaaatactcagcCGATAATGCCTCTGAGAAACGTTTGCATATCTCTAACTGCCACTAGACTAACAGATTTTCTTCTCCTAAAATAACTTAAATACAACACACCTTTGCAGATGTCTCAAACCAGCCCATGAAGCTGTTGTCTTTACAGAAGCTGTCCAGCGAGGACACCAAGTCTCTGTCCCTTCCTGTCATGTCACATTTGTTGGCCAGCAGGATGGCAGGGACCGGACGTCCGCTGTTGAGACAGACTTTGCTATCCAGGTCCTGCTTCCACTCTGAGGCAGCCTCCAAGGTGGAGCTGTTTGTAATGTCAAAGACCACTACTGCTCCCATCGCCTCTTTGTAGAACACTCTGGACATCTTCTTGAACCTCTCGTGGCCTTGAGGGAAGAGAAAATAAATCTGTGTGATTTATGCTTCACCACAGCTTGTGCTCAAATCTGACTCCAAGAGTGAAGATGAATTCATTTTCCCCAGATTTGCTGTTATTATTTGGCAAAGGCTTAcagttttttatttgaatttaaaGTTGGCCCAGAACCAGTCAGTGATGCTACTGTTTGTTTATCATGCGTGATTTGAATTATCATATCAAATTGGACTGTAACAACAAAGGTTATGTAACAAATGAGAGACTAACAGTAGTTTTCTGGAATAAAATGGTATGTTTCAATGATCACTGGTAGGATAGGATTACAATAAATAATAGAattctaataataaaaagacCAGTCACTAAAAATACTGTGAaattatttaacatttatagTCAAATCCCAGCATGATTTATTATTGGTTGAGGGTAATATATTGTTTGAGGCATATTGGATCTCCTATTGGACTTGTGTAATTTAGATCATTTAGACAAAGAGAAACATTCAACAAAGACTGAGCTGGCAATAGGTGTAGAGAGGCTGTAATTCCTTAGCTAATTGTATGCCTTTATAAACCCGAATTCCACCCcccagatggatggatggatggatagatgaatgaatgaatctatctatctatctaatttaGTTTTGATTATTTACCTACAGTCCATTATAGGCTAACTCATAGCATAGGGATTCAATATGTCTCTGTTTTGCTGGGAGTCTGCCTGTCAGTCTACTAGTAATATGTATATTGAAATCAATAATATACATTAATTCTAAATTGAATagatttaaatatttcatttaaagtTAAAGCAACCACCAATTCACATAAATTCCAATTCCAACTGTCAAACGCTGTGATGGCAGTTGATGCTACTCtgctaagctaatgttagtttagCATTAGCTGGGTTTTTGTTCTCTATTttagctactaacgttacccaTTTAATTGTGGattaacaaatacatttacCAAGATATAGTATCAGTTGATTAAAAATGGTTTCAACTACAGATAACAGCTTTAGTAACTAATAAATCAATTTGTTTTTAGCTTTAAGGTTAGCGTTAGCTAAAGCTAGCCAAGACGATCCCGCGGTTAAGCTAGCTTTCATTGGACACAGCTGCTTTAGCTGCCTAGCCACAGTGCAGTTACCTTTGTCTTTATATCCTTGTTTTGTAGTTGTAACGTCACTGCAGATTTTACTATCCGTTTTCACagaaattgcacatttttaatggCATCACCATCATTTTCTATGGTAAAAAGGGACTTCATAATCTTGAAACTCACCTGCAATGTCCCAAAGCTGCAGCCTCACCACCGTCTTTGCATCCCATTCAATAGTTTTTAGAGCAAAGTCAACTCCAATAGATGCTTTGTATCTTTCATCAAAGCGTTTATTAACATAACGCAAGACAATGCTGCTTTTCCCAACACTTAGATCCCCAATGACTAAAACTTTAAACAGCTTTTCTGAACGGTCTGCCATGTTGTGGTCGTTTATAGCCCTTAAACATACAGCAAAGGTCTTACATAATCTGCATTTACTGCCGATGTCTCAACCCTACTTTCTCTTTACGACTACTTCTTAGTGTTCTTGTTTTGAAGTTCTTCCTCCAAACCAAAGCCATAAATCCTTGACCTttgatttaaaacatggtaCTGGAGTAGGCAAGGCCAATACAGAGTCAGCTAATGAAAAACAGGagacaaaagcataaaaaatatttaatttactcCAAtcaaacaagtttccttttaaaTGCTCtacaatagcctacatatttgtTTAAACTTGCAGACTTAgtttatactgtgtgtatatatcagGCTGCAGGTAGCTCATTCAGAATATTATTAATGGTAACAGAAGTACTTCATCACATTGTACGGTTGTTGATAGGCTCTTAATATTTAGGAAATAGATTGGATgtacataaccaatcacacaatAGAGGCATACACAGCTAATTCGTTTTTTCTAATACTGTAATGCATATAGATATCATCTGAATATCAAAATGTGATTCACAATTCATACATTCACAAAACATATGTATGTCGTTTATTTTATACATAAATCTATGCAGTTATGAAATCAGATGTctaattataaaaaatacaaattttaaACTACGGTAGTTTTAGCTTTCATTTCAAGACCATAGAAATGAGATAAAtgtacaaaagaaaagaaaaaaatcttagtgAAAATGTGGCACTTGAACTTGTTCACTGCTACATTCGTGATACAGTCGGTGCACTTGCTTGGCATACTGTATcaataaaaatttttttttaaatttaaaaaaaaaatcacagatcattgcttgtttttttccaacaagAAATGTCGACATTTTAAATTTCGTCAAAGAAGAACATTTAGATTCTGCTCTACCAGCTTAAAGCAAaatttggacattttgggaaatgggcTTTCTTGTCAAAATGTTTCTTaacaagattgataccactcatgtATTGTACACCATGAAGCTACCATCAGTagttagcatagcttagcatgaagactggaaacgggaAAACAGTTAGCCTCGCTCTGTCCCTAAGGTCACAAAATATGC
This region of Sander vitreus isolate 19-12246 chromosome 20, sanVit1, whole genome shotgun sequence genomic DNA includes:
- the rab32b gene encoding ras-related protein Rab-32; amino-acid sequence: MADRSEKLFKVLVIGDLSVGKSSIVLRYVNKRFDERYKASIGVDFALKTIEWDAKTVVRLQLWDIAGHERFKKMSRVFYKEAMGAVVVFDITNSSTLEAASEWKQDLDSKVCLNSGRPVPAILLANKCDMTGRDRDLVSSLDSFCKDNSFMGWFETSAKDNINIDEAGAFLVKQMMLCDTGLSNEEHRWDRIKVSQAPGENQSQSLCCWRPRL